The Acinetobacter shaoyimingii DNA segment GATGTTAAATGGGTATTTTCAGCATAATAATTTATAAAACAAAAACAATTTTAAATCGATATTAATGAAAATTTAATTTTTTTACATGAAATAAGAACATAAATTAAGGTGATTTAAAAAAATATTTATATTTATAAATCAGAATCTTAATAAAGAACATTGATTATATTATGTGAATTTAAGTAATTTTTTTATGTGAATTGTTAAGTTTAAATTAAAGTCATTGTTATATCATCTGTTTATTATTTAATCTCATATCTTTATCTCATTAAGTAAAAAGGGACTACAAAAAATGCTTATCGAGGTCCACGAATTAAAAAAGATAATCAATGCTCAGGTTCAAGCAGCATTATGGGAGTGCTGTCATCCGAACTTTGCAAATGATGTTTCAGATGATGCTAAATATTCTTTATTGATTGATCAAATCTTTGAAGATGCTGCTGCATATTGTAAAAAGGATCCAGCCTCAAGAAATTGTATCGCCAGTATTTTACAAACTTACACATCCTTCAAAGCAATCCTGCACTATCGCATTGCACATTTCATTCATAAACATTCAAATTCTATAGACAAGGAGCATTACGCTCTATTCATATCTAATCGTGGAAAAATACTATCTGGTGCTGAACTTCATTACAAATGTGAAATTGGTAAGAATTTTGTTTTAGACCATGGTTACGGAACAGTGATTGGTGAAACCAGCGTCATTGGAAGTGATTGCTATATTTTAGGTGGGGTAGTTTTAGGTGCAACAGGTATTGCAAATAACGCGATTGGTAGAAGACACCCTAAAGTTGGAAATAATGTCGAAATAGGTGCATTCAGCCGAATTTTTGGAGATGTAGAAATTGGCAATAATGTGTTTATCGGTCCTAATTGTGTCGTTTTAGAAGATGTCCCTACTGGCTACAGAATCATCACCAAAACATCGAATCAAATTATGCGGAGTATAATGTAATGCTTGAAACGATGAATGAGTACTATGACAATTACTTTAAATTTAATGGTAAATCCAAAATAATCCGAATCGAAAATAATAAATTATATTTTGATAAAACAATTTTTTATGCTGAAAGTGGTGGTCAAGAAAGTGATCTTGGACTGGTTAAACTAAATGATGTGGAACTCAATATTAGCAATGTGCAATATGAAAAAGAAAATGGACTTTGGAAAACAGCACACTATGTAGAAACTGAAGAAGATCTGAATCAATATTTTCAAGTTAATGATGAAATCAATTTAGTGTTAAACACAGATCGTAGAAACAATTTATCAGCCTACCATACCGCCTCTCACCTACTTTTCATTGCCGCTGAAAAAGTCAGAAATGGAATTCAAAAGAGTGTCATTGGCTGTCATATCAAAGAAGACAGTGCCCGATTTGATTTCATCACCGATCTCAAATTTACAGAAGATGAATTAAACATCATCGCAAATCATGTAAATAGTATGATTTCCAACCAATTAAATATTCGCACATTTCTCAAAAATGAAGCCACCAATGAAAGAGTCTGGGAATGCGATGGTTTTGAAATTCCTTGTGGTGGTACTCATTTAACCAATACAGGTTTTCTAGAACCCTTAAAAGTAAAAAGAAAAGGAATTGGAAAAGGCAAAGAACGTCTGATTTGCATAAGTAGTCAAGACAATATTATTCATGGAGAACTTGGTGCGCACATTACCTAATTACATTTACTTTTTACTCATTGGTCAGGGGATTAATTTAATTACTGCAGTGCTTTCAGTTACTGTCGCCGCCATTGTAGGTTTAAGCCTTGCTCCAGAATCAAGTTATGCAACCATACCCTATGGTTTGCAGTTTTTTGCGATATTAATCAGTACAATTATTTTTTCTAATTTAATGAAAAAATTTGGACGATATTTTGTTTTTATTATCGGTATCTTTTTTTTGTTTGCATCGGGTATTAGTGGGTTCTTAGCAATTACTCAAAGTCAATTTGTACTTTTATGTTTAAGTCATTTCCTGTTAGGGCTGTTTATATCAACTGCAAATTTTTATCGATTTGCGGCTACCGATGGCTTGGCGTCTGAACTCATCCCTAAAGCAACTTCTATGGTCATTTCTGGTGGTGTGATAGCTGCCATTATTGCTCCTTTACTGGCAATCAAGTTTGAAAAAATTGGGCAATATCCTCACTATTCATTCATCTACTTAATTCTAAGTGCTTTATCAATTATTTTATTCTTTGTGATTTATTTATGGCATAAATCTTCATCTCAAAATCGTCTTCAAGTTGACACCGAAAAACCTAAATCCGTCAGTATTTCTTATACACCTGAAACAAGAAAAATTATTTTGATCGGAATCATTGGTGGCGCATTAGGTTACTACTTAATGAACTTGATGATGATCGTTTCGTCCTTACATTTAAAGGTAAATCACTCATTCCACTACGCTTCATTTGCAATTCAATTGCATGTGTTAGCCATGTTTCTGCCTTCATTTATTGTGCCTAAATTGATTAAACATATCGGCAGTGTTCGAATCATTACGCTAGGATTCTTACTAATTTCTCTTTCATCTTTGCTACCAATTATTTTTGATCGTTCAGTATTTATCAATATTTCGCTCATTATTCTTGGGATTGGTTGGAACTTTGCGTATTCAGGAGGATCAACACTTATTGGAAGCTTGCAAAGTGAAGACAGAATAAAAATTCAGGGACTCAGCGAAACTGCAGTGGCCTTTTTTGCAACATTAGGTGCTTTTCTTCCAGCACCAATTTTAAATCATTTTGGTTGGATCAATACCAATCTAAT contains these protein-coding regions:
- a CDS encoding serine acetyltransferase, which translates into the protein MLIEVHELKKIINAQVQAALWECCHPNFANDVSDDAKYSLLIDQIFEDAAAYCKKDPASRNCIASILQTYTSFKAILHYRIAHFIHKHSNSIDKEHYALFISNRGKILSGAELHYKCEIGKNFVLDHGYGTVIGETSVIGSDCYILGGVVLGATGIANNAIGRRHPKVGNNVEIGAFSRIFGDVEIGNNVFIGPNCVVLEDVPTGYRIITKTSNQIMRSIM
- a CDS encoding MFS transporter, coding for MRTLPNYIYFLLIGQGINLITAVLSVTVAAIVGLSLAPESSYATIPYGLQFFAILISTIIFSNLMKKFGRYFVFIIGIFFLFASGISGFLAITQSQFVLLCLSHFLLGLFISTANFYRFAATDGLASELIPKATSMVISGGVIAAIIAPLLAIKFEKIGQYPHYSFIYLILSALSIILFFVIYLWHKSSSQNRLQVDTEKPKSVSISYTPETRKIILIGIIGGALGYYLMNLMMIVSSLHLKVNHSFHYASFAIQLHVLAMFLPSFIVPKLIKHIGSVRIITLGFLLISLSSLLPIIFDRSVFINISLIILGIGWNFAYSGGSTLIGSLQSEDRIKIQGLSETAVAFFATLGAFLPAPILNHFGWINTNLISMIMSLSIVIIIFLLIYYYERRNHEIH
- a CDS encoding alanine--tRNA ligase-related protein; its protein translation is MLETMNEYYDNYFKFNGKSKIIRIENNKLYFDKTIFYAESGGQESDLGLVKLNDVELNISNVQYEKENGLWKTAHYVETEEDLNQYFQVNDEINLVLNTDRRNNLSAYHTASHLLFIAAEKVRNGIQKSVIGCHIKEDSARFDFITDLKFTEDELNIIANHVNSMISNQLNIRTFLKNEATNERVWECDGFEIPCGGTHLTNTGFLEPLKVKRKGIGKGKERLICISSQDNIIHGELGAHIT